The Streptomyces sp. ALI-76-A nucleotide sequence GGGGTGGGGGCTGAGTCTGCTGCCGGTGCACTGCGTGCCGAAGGCGCGGGCCGTCGGGGCGGTCGCCACGGGGAGGTGGGCGCTGGCCTGGCGCGGGGTGGGGGAGCGGGCGGAGGTGTGGGGCGGGGGTGGTGCGGAGGTGGCGGGTGGCGACGCCGCGGAAGCGGCGGGTGACGGCACTTCGGGTGCGATGGAAGAGGGGGGTGGTGTCGGGGGTGCGCCGGGTGGGCTTGGGGGCCGGAAGTGAGGGGCTGGGTCTGGATGGAGACGCTCCGTGGGGCTTCCGCGGTAGCGGAGCCCGCTACCAGGGCATGGCCACCCCGCCGTTCGGGCGGAGGATCTGGCCCGTTGTGAACGCCGAGGCGTCGGAGGCCAGGTAGAGCACGGCGTGGGCGATGTCCTCCGGTTCGCCGACCCGGCCCAGAGGGGACATCCGGGCCATCAGCGCCTCGGTGCGCGCCTGCGCCTCGGTGTCATGGCGGTCGGTCATGGGGGTGCGGATCCAGCCGGGGGCGACCGCGTTGACGCGGATGCCGTGCCGGCCGACCTCGGTCGCCAGCGTCTTCGTCAACTGGACGACGGCCGCCTTGCTCGCGCCGTAGCAGAGCAGGCCTCGGCCTCCGGTGTCCACGGCGCCCGACGCCATGGTGACGATGCTGCCCCTGACATCCCGGGCGAGCATCAGACGGGCGGCTTCCTGGCAGGCGTACAGGACGCCCTTGAAGTTGACGTTCAGCACCCGGTCGAGGTCCTCGTCCCGGGTCTCCAGCACCGGGCTGCTGTGCATGATCCCGGCGATGGCGGCCATCACGTCCAGGCTTCCGCAGGAGGAGACGGCCCGGCCGAGCTGGTCGCGGTCGGCGACGTCGACGTGGTGGGTGTGGGAGATGCCACCGGCGCCCTTGATGCTTCTCGCCGTCTCCTCCAGGCCGGAGGCGTCGAGGTCCGCGCAGTGCACGACGGCACCGGCCTGGGCCAGCAGGACGGCCGAGGCGCGGCCGATTCCGCCGGCGGCGCCGGTGACGAAGGCGGTGCGTCCGGTGAGGTCGTACGCGCTGACGGCCATGAGGGGACCGTACGAGCATTTCTGACGGTCCGTCAATTGTTGGGAAGGGTCAGTCGTACGGGACTGTGCGGGGCCGGGCCCGGATCGCTCGGCGGGTGCCCGGCGCCGGGGCGGGGCCCGGCTGGCAGGTCGGGCACCAGTACGTGGGGCGTTCGCGGGAGCCGTCGCCCTGGTCGGCCACGCGGATGGGCGTGTGGCAGCGGAGGCAGGGGCGGGGTGCGCGGCCGTACACGAACAGGTCCTGGCCGCGGCGGCCCGTCGTGGCGCGGATCGGGCGGTCCCGGTTGACCTCCAGGAGTTTCTTGGCGAGGACGGGCAGGTGCGCGGCGCGGTCGTCGGGGAGGGCGCCGACGGGCAGCCACGGGGTGACGCCGAGGAGGAAGCAGAGTTCGCACTTGTAGACGTTGCCGATGCCGGCGAGGTTGCGCTGGTCGAGCAGGGCCTCGCCGAGGGGGCGGGCGGGGTCGGCGAGGAGGTTGGCCAGGGCCTGGTCCGGGTCCCAGTCGGGGCCCAGGAGGTCGGGGCCGAGGTGCCCCACGGCTCGGTGTTCGTCGGTGGTGCGCAGGAGTTCCAGCACGGGGAGGCGGTAGCCGACCGCCGTGCGGTCGACGGTGCCGAGGATGGCGCGGATCTGGTGCGCGGGGCCGCCGGTCCAGCGCTGGTCGGCGGCGTACACCTTCCAGGAGCCGTCCATCCGCAGGTGCGTATGGAGGGTCAGGCCGCCCTCGACGCGGGTGAGGAGGTGCTTGCCGCGCGGGGTGACGTCCAGGACGGTGCGTCCGGTGAGGTCGGCGGTGGCGTACTTGGGCACCCGGAGGTCGCTGCGGGTCAGCACCTTGCCGGCGAGGGCGGTGTGCAACCGCCTCGCGGCCTGCCAGACCGTGTCACCTTCGGGCATGGGTCAAGGGTGGCACGAGG carries:
- a CDS encoding SDR family NAD(P)-dependent oxidoreductase, with amino-acid sequence MAVSAYDLTGRTAFVTGAAGGIGRASAVLLAQAGAVVHCADLDASGLEETARSIKGAGGISHTHHVDVADRDQLGRAVSSCGSLDVMAAIAGIMHSSPVLETRDEDLDRVLNVNFKGVLYACQEAARLMLARDVRGSIVTMASGAVDTGGRGLLCYGASKAAVVQLTKTLATEVGRHGIRVNAVAPGWIRTPMTDRHDTEAQARTEALMARMSPLGRVGEPEDIAHAVLYLASDASAFTTGQILRPNGGVAMPW
- a CDS encoding DNA-formamidopyrimidine glycosylase family protein; the encoded protein is MPEGDTVWQAARRLHTALAGKVLTRSDLRVPKYATADLTGRTVLDVTPRGKHLLTRVEGGLTLHTHLRMDGSWKVYAADQRWTGGPAHQIRAILGTVDRTAVGYRLPVLELLRTTDEHRAVGHLGPDLLGPDWDPDQALANLLADPARPLGEALLDQRNLAGIGNVYKCELCFLLGVTPWLPVGALPDDRAAHLPVLAKKLLEVNRDRPIRATTGRRGQDLFVYGRAPRPCLRCHTPIRVADQGDGSRERPTYWCPTCQPGPAPAPGTRRAIRARPRTVPYD